The following are encoded together in the Meriones unguiculatus strain TT.TT164.6M chromosome 16, Bangor_MerUng_6.1, whole genome shotgun sequence genome:
- the LOC132648245 gene encoding cryptic protein-like gives MRWDSTILAAGLKRHQARTLFLVTVALQIIQMGNSSRSEQDGASEVSNILSSKLPGTPLDGTLSNSSRENGSQQGWRPQDSPPNARTFGESVVPGSRCCHNGGTCVLGSFCVCPEHFTGRYCEHDQRRRDCGALGHGAWTLRGCRLCRCIFSALYCLPRQTFGHCDLKGFLSSGATRGSSASSALSLLFLLLGLLLLGVAGEG, from the exons ATGAGATGGGATTCAACAATCCTAGCTGCTGGTTTGAAAAGGCACCAAGCCAG GACTCTGTTCCTGGTGACTGTAGCATTACAGATTATCCAAATGGGAAACA GCTCCCGGAGCGAACAAGACGGTGCCAGCGAAGTCAGCAATATCCTATCTTCAAAGCTCCCGGGGACGCCACTGGACGGGACCCTGAGTAATTCCAGTAGAGAGAACGGCAGCCAGCAGGGGTGGCGCCCACAAGATTCCCCTCCCAACGCCAGGACTTTTGGAGAGA GTGTGGTCCCTGGGTCCCGCTGCTGCCACAATGGAGGCACCTGCGTTCTGGGCAGTTTCTGCGTGTGCCCCGAGCACTTCACGGGCCGCTACTGCGAGCATGACCAGAGGCGCAG AGACTGTGGCGCCCTGGGGCATGGCGCCTGGACCTTGCGCGGCTGCCGCCTCTGCAGGTGCATCTTCTCAGCCCTGTACTGTCTTCCACGCCAAACGTTTGGCCACTGTG ATCTGAAAGGCTTCCTCTCTTCAGGAGCCACAAGGGGATCAAGTGCAAGCAGTGCTCTGAGCCTCCTGTTCCTGCTGCTTGGCCTCCTCCTGCTGGGTGTGGCTGGTGAAGGCTGA
- the LOC110552840 gene encoding serine protease 40-like produces the protein MWGARAQKSGSDRSGAWLLASLLWLSFLPEQTRAASISSAANITAVQTALSPSQVCGKSKFQGKIFGGQKAGSERWPWQASLRLYGRHICGAVLIDKNWVAGAAHCFQRSHNPNDYQILLGYTKLSSPTQYSRQLSVNKLIVHKDYDKLHRQGSDIVLMQLHSPVEYSSHIFPACVPKKDTQIPENKACWATGWGHLREDVSHPLPDDLHEVQLILMENDLCKSFFPPPRPGSTSSYYIYDDMLCAADYAMTKSICAGDSGGPLVCSLNGSWYVVGLTSWSASCETPIATPSVFTRVSYFDKWIDDNKKSSPNPRPESPHKPPNKTPGGHKPSPPGGGENNDGTVSENDGAVGENDGAVMKPAVCTALLSSQVLLLQVVYFRTL, from the exons ATGTGGGGCGCTAGGGCCCAGAAATCGGGCTCAGACCGGTCCGGGGCCTGGCTTCTGGCTTCTCTGCTCTGGCTGAGCTTCCTGCCTGAGCAGACTCGGGCCGCCAGCATCTCTAGCGCTGCAAATATCACAGCCGTCCAGACTGCGCTATCCCCGTCGCAGG TATGTGGCAAGAGCAAATTCCAAGGGAAGATCTTTGGTGGTCAGAAGGCAGGTTCTGAGCGGTGGCCATGGCAGGCCAGCCTGCGCTTGTATGGCAGGCACATCTGTGGAGCAGTTCTCATCGACAAAAACTGGGTAGCTGGTGCTGCCCACTGCTTTCAAAG GTCTCACAACCCAAATGACTACCAGATCCTGCTGGGCTACACCAAGCTGAGCAGTCCCACCCAGTACAGCCGGCAGCTGTCGGTGAACAAGCTGATCGTTCACAAAGACTATGACAAGTTGCACCGCCAGGGAAGTGACATTGTCTTGATGCAGCTGCATTCGCCTGTGGAGTACAGCTCCCACATCTTCCCAGCCTGTGTCCcgaagaaagacacacaaatcCCCGAAAATAAGGCCTGCTGGGCAACTGGCTGGGGACATCTCAGGGAGGATG TGAGCCATCCTTTGCCTGATGACCTCCATGAAGTGCAGCTAATCCTCATGGAAAACGACCTGTGTAAATCGTTTTTCCCACCACCTCGGCCTGGCTCCACTAGCAGCTACTACATATACGATGACATGCTGTGTGCAGCTGACTATGCGATGACCAAATCCATCTGCGCC GGAGATTCTGGGGGGCCCCTCGTCTGCTCTCTGAATGGCTCCTGGTACGTGGTGGGGCTGACCAGCTGGAGCGCATCATGTGAGACCCCAATCGCCACCCCCAGTGTCTTCACCAGGGTCTCATACTTTGACAAGTGGATTGACGATAACAAGAAATCATCACCCAATCCAAGACCAGAGTCGCCCCATAAGCCCCCTAACAAGACACCAGGGGGTCATAAGCCATCGCCCCCTGGCGGTGGCGAAAATAATGATGGCACTGTTAGCGAAAATGATGGCGCTGTTGGCGAAAATGATGGCGCTGTTATGAAGCCGGCGGTCTGCACAGCCCTGCTGTCTTCTCAGGTCCTCCTGCTACAGGTGGTTTATTTCAGGACTCTCTGA